A window of Periplaneta americana isolate PAMFEO1 chromosome 7, P.americana_PAMFEO1_priV1, whole genome shotgun sequence contains these coding sequences:
- the LOC138703564 gene encoding acyl-coenzyme A thioesterase 9, mitochondrial-like: MASVSARNVFKRLILSNKCKKINVYGSTFCTGRNTRSTGSTQAAVEDDLTIADVRHRLINYMGLDRGYKPLQTSRSHLLSLLPTSQDELPPRKMNDSFASVIIPLKDDESLQEKYVTLKGYVRLGRLLEDMDIFAVWVAHKHIHNPKQKPEDNTPYVIVTVLVDQISFTSYQAQHNANIRLSGHVSWVGSSSMEIVVWLEQFAHGHWEKMTKALFLMAARNSTNDSPALVNSLVPENDREKEILLGGESRKKRRIQFQQQSLLKVVPNTEEQKVIHNTFLQTVDVRDPTIHKRVLPSNSMWMDEVSYSSIIFGQPEDRNLHNKIFGGFLMRNALELSWMAGSLYSKYRPELLHISDISFLKPVNVGSFINMHAHVVYTEQNYMQIIVFADVFDPVSSQTVTTNSFQFTYKTPADVLRIIPRSYSDAMLYIDGRRTFQHVMGLGTRA, translated from the exons ATGGCATCTGTCTCTGCTAGAAATGTTTTCAAACGCTTAATTTTGAGTAAtaagtgtaaaaaaataaatgt TTACGGAAGCACTTTCTGCACTGGGAGAAATACAAGAAGTACCGGTAGCACACAAGCCGCTGTAGAAGATGACTTGACAATAGCAGACG TTAGGCATAGACTGATCAACTATATGGGATTGGACAGAGGCTACAAACCACTGCAAACTTCCAGAAGTCATCTGTTATCTCTGTTACCTACATCACAAGATGAGTTACCACCTCGTAAGATGAAT GATAGTTTTGCAAGTGTCATCATCCCACTAAAAGACGATGAGTCCCTTCAAGAGAAATATGTTACCTTAAAAGGGTATGTAAGACTGGGTAGACTGCTTGAAGATATGGACATATTTGCAG TTTGGGTAGCTCACAAACACATTCACAATCCAAAGCAGAAACCAGAGGATAACACACCCTATGTAATCGTCACAGTTCTTGTGGATCAGATTTCCTTCACTTCTTATCAAGCACAG CACAATGCCAACATCCGACTATCAGGTCATGTGTCATGGGTTGGCAGTTCTTCGATGGAGATCGTTGTGTGGTTGGAACAGTTTGCACATGGCCACTGGGAAAAAATGACGAAGGCTTTGTTCTTGATGGCTGCTCGCAACTCTACGAATGATAGCCCAGCTTTGGTCAATTCGCTAGTTCCAGAGAATGATAGGGAGAAAGAGATACTGTTGGGTGGCGAAA GTAGAAAAAAACGCCGGATACAGTTTCAACAACAGTCCCTTCTGAAAGTTGTGCCAAACACAGAAGAACAGAAAGTCATTCACAATACATTTCTGCAGACGGTAGATGTGAGAGATCCCACCATTCATAAACGAGTGTTGCCTTCTAATAGTATGTGGATGGATGAGGTGTCATACAGCAGTATTATCTTTGGTCAGCCTGAG GATCGTAATCTTCACAACAAAATATTTGGTGGCTTTCTTATGAGGAATGCTTTGGAACTTTCGTGGATGGCCGGAAGTTTATACAG TAAATATCGTCCTGAACTCTTGCATATCAGTGATATCAGCTTCCTAAAACCTGTGAATGTGGGATCTTTCATCAATATGCATGCACAT GTGGTGTACACAGAGCAGAATTACATGCAGATAATAGTATTTGCAGACGTGTTTGACCCTGTGAGCAGTCAAACTGTTACTACCAATTCCTTCCAGTTCACTTACAAAACTCCTGCAGATGTGTTGAGGATCATACCTCGGTCATACAGTG ATGCCATGCTGTATATAGATGGAAGGCGAACCTTCCAGCACGTAATGGGCTTGGGAACAAGAGCATAG